One part of the Nitrosophilus kaiyonis genome encodes these proteins:
- a CDS encoding molybdopterin synthase catalytic subunit — translation MIELYDGPLDVDAIFSSWRRWGEDKNFGAFITFVGTVREENDIEALSFDVYKPILKSWFDNWQEKAQKRGAFLKMAHSIGDVPVHTSSYMAAVFSPKRRVALELIDEFVEDFKANAPIWKYDVINKKRVYAKDRSQKIKGAGILDIGH, via the coding sequence ATGATAGAGTTATATGATGGACCATTAGATGTTGATGCTATTTTTAGTAGCTGGAGAAGATGGGGTGAAGATAAAAATTTTGGTGCATTTATAACTTTTGTTGGAACTGTAAGAGAAGAAAATGACATTGAAGCTTTAAGTTTTGATGTTTATAAGCCAATACTGAAAAGTTGGTTTGATAATTGGCAAGAAAAGGCACAAAAAAGAGGTGCTTTTTTAAAAATGGCTCACTCTATTGGTGATGTCCCTGTTCATACCTCAAGCTATATGGCTGCTGTTTTTAGCCCGAAAAGAAGAGTAGCACTTGAATTAATTGATGAGTTTGTAGAAGATTTTAAAGCAAATGCTCCTATTTGGAAATATGATGTTATTAACAAAAAAAGAGTTTATGCAAAAGATAGAAGCCAAAAGATAAAAGGGGCAGGTATATTAGACATTGGTCATTAG
- a CDS encoding MoaD/ThiS family protein, whose protein sequence is MVTIEFLGPIKKEPIKVEAKNLKEVAKKLQNDEEVSKWLKECAVAVNDKIVQDLDVNLKDGDKISLLPPVCGG, encoded by the coding sequence ATGGTTACAATAGAATTTTTGGGTCCTATAAAAAAAGAGCCTATAAAAGTGGAAGCAAAAAATCTAAAAGAGGTAGCAAAAAAATTGCAAAATGATGAAGAAGTTTCAAAATGGCTAAAAGAGTGTGCTGTTGCGGTAAATGATAAAATTGTACAAGATTTAGATGTGAATTTGAAAGATGGAGATAAAATATCGCTGTTGCCGCCGGTTTGTGGAGGATAA
- a CDS encoding MqnA/MqnD/SBP family protein, whose protein sequence is MIFAKIDYINLLPFYVFLKRYLKNPSDRAALFHKKGVPSKINQDFKNNRVDAAFISSIYSYNQKCTNLGIVAKKEVLSVIVCNGKEKDDIESNTSNVLAKILNLKGEVLIGDKALKRRKIDNSCVDLAKEWYKKYKLPFVFARLCYKKNPKINKKIEKKFLNSHLKIPQYILKKYVKRSSLSQKEILHYLSLIEYKIDKKAEKSLKKFIYLSRRVKTN, encoded by the coding sequence ATGATTTTTGCCAAGATTGATTATATAAACCTTTTACCATTTTATGTTTTTTTAAAAAGATATCTTAAAAACCCTTCTGATAGAGCTGCACTTTTTCATAAAAAAGGAGTTCCTTCCAAAATAAATCAAGATTTCAAAAACAATAGAGTTGATGCAGCATTCATTTCAAGCATATACTCATATAATCAAAAATGTACAAACTTAGGCATAGTTGCAAAAAAAGAGGTATTAAGCGTTATAGTTTGCAATGGAAAAGAGAAAGATGATATTGAATCAAATACATCAAATGTATTGGCAAAAATTTTAAATTTAAAGGGCGAGGTTTTAATAGGTGATAAAGCTTTAAAAAGAAGAAAAATTGATAATTCATGTGTTGATTTAGCTAAAGAGTGGTATAAAAAATATAAACTCCCCTTTGTATTTGCAAGGCTTTGTTATAAAAAAAATCCAAAAATCAATAAAAAAATTGAAAAAAAATTTTTAAACTCTCACTTAAAAATCCCTCAATATATTTTAAAAAAGTATGTAAAAAGAAGCTCCCTTTCTCAAAAAGAGATACTTCACTATTTATCTTTAATAGAGTATAAAATTGATAAAAAAGCAGAAAAATCATTAAAAAAATTTATTTATCTTTCAAGAAGAGTTAAAACAAACTAA
- a CDS encoding cytochrome-c peroxidase: MRKLFLLFFFIISILYSKEPISPIPQNIKYNKDKAILGKYLFFDPILSKDKTISCASCHDFNHGGADPRPVSIGVGGKKGKVNAPTVYNSYFNFRQFWNGRAKDLKDQANGPVHAPNEMAMNQKLIEKRLNSNQFYKKLFKKVYKTDKIKYEMVLDAIAEFEKALITPNSKFDRFLRGEIKLSPLEKRGYLLFKQLGCITCHNGINIGGNSFQKIGAINPYPKKPVGDRYEITKKEFDRYRYKVPSLRNIVLTAPYFHDGSAKTLEEAVDKMAYHNLGFKLSKEEKEAIVAFLNTLTGEKPKILKENR; the protein is encoded by the coding sequence ATGAGGAAACTTTTTTTGCTATTTTTTTTTATAATTTCTATTTTATACTCAAAAGAGCCTATATCTCCAATTCCTCAAAATATTAAATATAATAAAGATAAAGCAATACTGGGAAAATATCTCTTTTTTGATCCAATTCTTTCAAAAGATAAAACTATAAGCTGTGCAAGCTGTCATGATTTTAATCATGGAGGGGCTGACCCAAGACCAGTCTCTATTGGTGTGGGAGGTAAAAAAGGCAAAGTTAACGCTCCAACTGTGTACAATTCATACTTTAATTTTAGGCAATTTTGGAATGGAAGAGCAAAAGATTTAAAAGATCAGGCAAATGGCCCTGTCCATGCTCCAAATGAGATGGCCATGAATCAAAAATTGATTGAAAAGAGATTGAATTCTAATCAATTTTATAAAAAGCTTTTTAAAAAAGTATATAAGACTGATAAAATTAAATATGAAATGGTTTTAGATGCAATTGCTGAATTTGAAAAAGCTTTGATTACTCCAAATTCAAAATTTGATAGATTTTTAAGGGGAGAGATAAAACTATCTCCTTTAGAAAAAAGGGGGTACCTGCTTTTTAAACAACTTGGATGCATAACATGCCATAATGGTATAAATATAGGTGGTAATTCTTTTCAAAAAATTGGGGCTATAAATCCATATCCTAAAAAACCAGTTGGTGATAGATATGAAATAACAAAAAAAGAGTTTGATAGATATAGATACAAAGTACCTAGTTTAAGAAACATTGTTTTAACTGCACCATACTTTCATGATGGAAGTGCAAAAACATTAGAAGAGGCGGTAGACAAAATGGCATATCACAATCTAGGATTTAAACTAAGCAAAGAAGAGAAAGAAGCAATAGTTGCTTTTTTAAATACCTTAACTGGAGAAAAACCAAAAATACTGAAAGAAAATAGATGA